One Pseudoalteromonas sp. UG3-2 DNA window includes the following coding sequences:
- a CDS encoding tRNA1(Val) (adenine(37)-N6)-methyltransferase, translated as MSQFAFKQFIIGQNHAAMKVSTDGILLGAWAPLNGAGKIIDVGSGTGLLALMLKQRAPRSEIHAVELDNEAIFDAKQNIAQSPWTDIQLHHCAIQKFDTHGNFDLMISNPPYFNDSLKAQTPQRSRARHTDSLSFLELLQAFKQLTNPNGHLAIILPLYESEHICEVASKVGVFVIKRCEVKATPKKAVSRCLLYFSKVRGECESTELTIYDHKNQYSDDYVALCREFYLKM; from the coding sequence ATGTCTCAGTTTGCATTTAAGCAATTTATTATTGGTCAAAACCATGCTGCTATGAAAGTATCTACCGATGGTATTTTATTGGGTGCGTGGGCACCATTGAATGGCGCTGGCAAAATTATTGATGTTGGCAGTGGCACTGGGTTATTAGCTTTAATGCTAAAACAGCGGGCTCCCCGAAGTGAAATCCATGCTGTTGAGCTAGACAATGAGGCTATTTTCGATGCTAAGCAGAACATAGCTCAGAGCCCATGGACTGATATTCAACTTCATCACTGTGCTATTCAAAAGTTTGATACGCACGGTAATTTTGATTTAATGATCTCAAACCCTCCTTATTTTAATGACAGTTTAAAAGCTCAAACGCCGCAACGTAGCCGTGCAAGGCATACCGATTCATTAAGCTTTCTGGAGCTTTTACAGGCATTTAAGCAGTTAACTAATCCAAATGGTCACTTAGCTATCATTTTACCTTTATACGAAAGTGAACACATATGCGAAGTAGCAAGTAAAGTGGGTGTCTTTGTTATCAAGCGCTGTGAGGTAAAAGCCACGCCCAAGAAAGCGGTATCACGGTGTCTCCTATATTTCTCAAAAGTACGAGGAGAGTGTGAAAGCACTGAGCTGACTATTTACGATCATAAGAATCAATATAGTGATGATTACGTGGCGCTTTGTCGTGAGTTTTACTTAAAAATGTAG
- a CDS encoding GNAT family N-acetyltransferase produces the protein MLSSEVCYQAIRSPDLTLQQVDCIALSNQLCTLTEEVLEQGASIGFLNTTSRREITSYWQHVIEQVSQSHKILLLAKLAEAIIGCVQLSMNHKHNGLHRAEVEKLLISPCFQRHGIATILMQKLEDECRKRQVSLLVLDTQTGSSAEVFYNQIGYRLVGQIPDYSIDNSGCFHATSYFYKLLAPSQINKTPCGEARFTAE, from the coding sequence ATGCTTAGTTCAGAGGTCTGCTACCAAGCCATTCGATCTCCTGATCTCACTTTACAGCAAGTTGATTGTATCGCTTTGTCTAATCAGCTTTGTACACTTACTGAGGAAGTGCTAGAGCAAGGAGCATCGATTGGCTTTCTTAACACCACAAGCCGGCGAGAAATAACCAGCTATTGGCAGCATGTTATCGAACAAGTATCACAGTCACATAAAATATTACTATTAGCTAAGTTGGCTGAGGCAATTATTGGGTGTGTGCAGTTATCAATGAACCATAAACACAACGGTCTGCATCGGGCAGAAGTGGAAAAACTACTGATCTCTCCTTGCTTTCAACGTCATGGCATCGCAACCATTTTAATGCAAAAGCTCGAGGATGAATGTCGCAAGCGGCAGGTATCTTTATTAGTACTCGACACCCAAACAGGCTCAAGCGCCGAAGTATTTTATAATCAAATAGGTTATCGTCTGGTAGGTCAAATCCCAGATTATAGTATTGATAATTCAGGCTGTTTTCACGCCACTAGCTACTTTTATAAGTTACTTGCCCCCAGCCAAATCAATAAAACTCCCTGTGGCGAAGCTCGCTTCACCGCTGAGTAA
- a CDS encoding SDR family oxidoreductase — translation MQKVALITGASRGIGAATAKLLGRRGFVVAVNYKQNAVAANKVVDDIQAAGGNALAIQTDITDEAAVVTMFRTIEEKLGCVTHLVNNAGVLDTQSRVEQMSAERINKMLCNNVTPYFICAREALKHMRRSGNTAQCAVVNVSSAASYLGGANEYVDYAAAKGAIDSFTKGLALELAPEQIRVNGVRPGCIYTDIHADGGEADRVDRVAHLLPLQRGGQPDEVATAIAWLLSGEASFATGSFIDLAGGK, via the coding sequence ATGCAAAAAGTGGCATTAATCACTGGCGCTAGCCGCGGAATTGGCGCAGCTACCGCTAAGCTGTTGGGTCGTCGCGGTTTTGTTGTCGCGGTTAATTACAAACAAAATGCTGTGGCAGCAAACAAAGTGGTTGATGATATTCAAGCTGCGGGCGGTAATGCCCTAGCAATTCAAACCGACATTACTGACGAAGCAGCCGTAGTGACAATGTTTCGCACAATAGAGGAAAAGTTAGGATGTGTGACCCACTTGGTTAATAACGCCGGTGTGTTAGACACCCAATCACGTGTGGAGCAGATGAGCGCCGAGCGAATTAATAAAATGCTGTGTAACAATGTTACGCCATACTTTATTTGTGCACGAGAAGCACTGAAACACATGCGGCGCAGTGGCAATACCGCACAATGTGCTGTGGTTAATGTGTCATCTGCAGCATCATACCTTGGCGGTGCCAACGAGTATGTTGACTATGCCGCAGCAAAAGGCGCAATTGATAGTTTTACTAAAGGCCTTGCGCTTGAGTTAGCGCCAGAGCAAATCAGGGTGAATGGTGTTAGGCCTGGCTGCATTTACACCGATATTCATGCTGATGGTGGTGAAGCTGATAGGGTAGATAGAGTAGCCCACTTATTGCCATTGCAGCGCGGCGGTCAGCCTGACGAGGTTGCTACAGCCATTGCTTGGTTACTCAGCGGTGAAGCGAGCTTCGCCACAGGGAGTTTTATTGATTTGGCTGGGGGCAAGTAA
- a CDS encoding winged helix-turn-helix transcriptional regulator, with the protein MTTSIKTRVLDRIDMAILDALQRNARISNVNLAKAVNLSPSPCLDRVKKLEAEGYIEGYTARLNAAKLGQHLVAHVEITLKSSTEEVFDIFKQHILEIPNIVSCDMVAGGFDYLVKIRVQDMRQYREVLGSIIEIPGVATNHTYMVIEHVKEDMGVEVLNYQ; encoded by the coding sequence ATGACAACCTCCATTAAAACGCGAGTATTAGACCGCATAGATATGGCCATTTTAGACGCTTTACAGCGCAATGCGCGGATCTCTAATGTTAACCTTGCAAAGGCGGTGAACTTGAGTCCGAGCCCTTGTTTGGACCGGGTTAAGAAGTTGGAAGCGGAAGGGTATATTGAAGGCTATACGGCACGATTAAATGCTGCAAAGCTGGGCCAGCATTTGGTGGCGCATGTGGAGATCACGCTAAAAAGCTCCACCGAGGAAGTATTCGATATATTCAAGCAGCATATCTTGGAAATTCCCAATATTGTCTCGTGCGATATGGTTGCCGGTGGTTTTGACTATTTAGTTAAAATCCGGGTACAAGATATGCGGCAATATCGTGAAGTGTTGGGGAGCATTATTGAGATCCCTGGGGTGGCGACCAACCACACTTATATGGTGATTGAGCATGTTAAAGAGGACATGGGGGTTGAAGTATTAAATTATCAGTAA
- a CDS encoding helix-turn-helix domain-containing protein, with protein MALSKIETALHAVNNGMLTPSQAANTYHVSKRSLYEALRQSAKGQQNRWQRLMHEKVKLEQSLAQINKELTQYYA; from the coding sequence ATGGCTTTATCAAAAATCGAAACCGCATTGCACGCGGTTAATAATGGCATGTTAACTCCCTCGCAAGCCGCAAACACTTACCATGTTTCTAAACGCAGCTTGTACGAGGCATTAAGGCAGTCAGCTAAAGGGCAGCAAAATCGATGGCAGCGCTTAATGCATGAAAAAGTAAAGCTTGAGCAGAGCCTAGCGCAAATAAACAAGGAGTTAACACAGTACTATGCTTAG
- the srmB gene encoding ATP-dependent RNA helicase SrmB, giving the protein MQFTEFDLDGKLINAIKKMGFETPTSIQQMAIPEALIGRDILASAPTGTGKTAAFLIPAIQYLLDFPRKDPGFARVLIMTPTRELAYQVHEQCQALAAGVNLKIGVVTGGINYGSHKEIFEKNNDILIATPGRLMEYLETENFHAENVELLILDEADRMLDMGFRKEMLRICSEAVNRRQCFLFSATLEGESVERFAERILQDPALLEATPSRKEKGKIHQWIHLADDYQHKVNLLANILDDEEVTKAVVFVKTRERLETLVGELFAKGIKTTWLRGEMPQDKRMTAMASFHSGKTKILVATDVAARGIDVADISHVVNFDMPRTADIYVHRIGRTGRAGKKGTAISLVEAHDAEILGKVERYTDQKLKRRVIKGLEPKHKEAKAPKKKKDPAKIKAKKKAKKKK; this is encoded by the coding sequence ATGCAATTTACTGAATTTGATTTAGACGGCAAGCTGATTAATGCGATTAAAAAAATGGGCTTTGAAACCCCAACAAGCATTCAACAGATGGCCATTCCAGAAGCGTTGATAGGAAGAGATATTCTCGCCAGCGCCCCTACCGGAACAGGTAAAACCGCTGCATTTTTGATCCCCGCGATTCAGTATTTGCTTGACTTCCCGCGCAAGGATCCTGGTTTTGCCCGAGTATTAATAATGACACCAACTCGTGAATTAGCCTATCAAGTTCATGAACAATGCCAAGCACTGGCTGCGGGAGTGAATTTAAAAATTGGCGTAGTGACTGGCGGGATTAACTACGGTAGCCATAAAGAGATATTTGAAAAAAACAATGACATCTTGATTGCTACCCCAGGCCGGTTAATGGAATACCTAGAAACCGAAAACTTCCACGCTGAAAACGTCGAGCTACTCATTTTAGACGAGGCCGACCGCATGCTAGACATGGGCTTTAGAAAAGAGATGCTCCGTATCTGCTCTGAAGCGGTAAATCGACGTCAATGCTTTCTGTTTTCTGCCACACTTGAAGGAGAGAGTGTTGAGAGATTTGCAGAGCGCATTTTGCAAGACCCGGCATTACTCGAGGCAACCCCATCTCGCAAAGAAAAAGGCAAAATCCATCAATGGATTCATTTGGCTGACGACTATCAGCACAAAGTTAATTTATTAGCTAATATTCTTGATGACGAAGAAGTCACCAAAGCCGTAGTGTTTGTGAAGACTCGCGAACGCCTAGAAACTCTGGTTGGAGAACTTTTTGCTAAAGGTATTAAAACAACTTGGCTGCGTGGGGAAATGCCACAAGACAAAAGAATGACAGCAATGGCCAGCTTCCACAGTGGTAAAACTAAAATTTTAGTTGCCACGGATGTTGCCGCCCGGGGTATCGACGTCGCAGATATCAGTCATGTTGTAAACTTTGATATGCCTCGCACGGCAGATATTTATGTCCACCGAATTGGGCGTACAGGTCGTGCTGGTAAAAAAGGCACTGCTATATCGTTAGTTGAAGCCCACGACGCTGAAATTCTAGGTAAAGTGGAACGTTATACAGACCAAAAGTTAAAGCGCCGAGTTATTAAAGGCTTAGAGCCGAAACATAAAGAAGCTAAAGCGCCGAAAAAGAAAAAAGATCCGGCAAAAATTAAAGCCAAGAAAAAAGCGAAAAAGAAGAAGTAA
- a CDS encoding transposase — protein sequence MATARKRQISLVDTKYYHCVSRCVRRAFLCGKDSLTGKSYEHRRDWVEQKLATLTKVFCIDICGYAVMSNHTHLVLHVDDKRAKRLAARAIVIRWHKLFKGNWLTQKFINNEALNESEQLILDRTINEYRNRLASISWFMRSLNEDIARRANKEDDCTGRFWEGRFKSQALLDEAALVACLAYVDLNPIRAKQAESPETSDYTSIKNRIDHARLGKQPRSLLQFTGSQSNHILKGLPFTLNYYIELVEFTGKSLRQDKPGFINESQPILARLNIEPANWIKLTTQFSRAFHGAVGRPQAITNYCVTLNKKRRPNISNSQLMLACSA from the coding sequence ATGGCTACTGCCCGAAAAAGACAAATTAGCTTAGTCGATACCAAATATTATCACTGCGTTTCCCGCTGCGTAAGACGAGCTTTTTTATGTGGCAAAGACTCCCTGACAGGTAAATCCTATGAGCACCGCCGAGACTGGGTTGAGCAAAAGCTAGCTACACTTACCAAAGTTTTTTGTATCGACATTTGTGGTTATGCAGTGATGAGCAACCACACTCACCTCGTATTACATGTTGATGATAAAAGAGCAAAACGTTTAGCGGCCAGAGCAATCGTAATTCGCTGGCATAAGCTTTTTAAAGGTAATTGGCTCACCCAGAAATTCATTAATAACGAAGCACTAAATGAATCTGAGCAATTGATACTTGATAGGACGATTAACGAGTATAGAAACCGACTTGCGAGTATCAGTTGGTTTATGCGCTCTTTAAATGAAGACATTGCCCGGCGAGCGAATAAAGAAGATGACTGTACCGGGCGATTTTGGGAGGGCAGGTTTAAGTCTCAGGCGTTATTAGATGAAGCCGCCCTTGTTGCCTGTTTAGCTTATGTTGATTTAAACCCTATTCGGGCAAAGCAAGCTGAATCACCCGAAACGTCAGACTATACAAGTATAAAAAATCGTATTGACCACGCGAGATTAGGCAAGCAACCCAGAAGCTTGCTGCAATTTACAGGGAGTCAAAGCAACCACATTCTTAAAGGTCTACCATTTACACTTAATTATTATATTGAGCTTGTTGAATTTACTGGTAAGAGCCTACGCCAAGACAAGCCAGGCTTTATTAATGAATCTCAACCAATTCTGGCTAGGTTAAATATCGAACCAGCAAACTGGATAAAACTCACTACACAGTTTTCTAGAGCTTTTCACGGAGCTGTTGGGCGGCCTCAAGCAATTACTAACTACTGCGTAACACTAAATAAAAAGCGGCGACCCAACATAAGTAACTCTCAGCTTATGTTAGCTTGCTCGGCCTAA
- the fldB gene encoding flavodoxin FldB: MQIGLFYGSTTCYTEMAAEKIQEIIGKDSVTLFNIKDEPLAKAEQFDFLIFGISTWDFGELQEDWESHWDDIDQVNLSGKVIALYGMGDQQGYGEWFQDALGMLHDKIAPQGVQFLGYWPNSDDYEFEASKALTEDKSQFVGLALDEDSQYDMSDERIATWIEQVMTEYSELD, from the coding sequence ATGCAAATTGGCTTATTTTACGGCTCCACGACTTGCTACACCGAGATGGCCGCAGAGAAGATTCAAGAAATCATCGGCAAAGACAGCGTCACCTTGTTCAATATCAAAGACGAACCGCTCGCCAAGGCTGAGCAGTTTGATTTTTTGATCTTTGGTATTTCGACTTGGGACTTTGGTGAGTTGCAAGAAGATTGGGAATCGCATTGGGACGATATTGACCAAGTTAACCTCAGTGGTAAGGTGATTGCCCTTTATGGCATGGGCGATCAGCAAGGTTATGGCGAATGGTTTCAAGATGCATTAGGCATGTTACACGATAAAATAGCCCCACAAGGCGTGCAGTTTTTGGGCTACTGGCCAAACTCCGACGACTATGAATTTGAAGCGTCTAAAGCACTCACTGAAGATAAGTCTCAGTTTGTGGGACTGGCACTGGATGAAGACAGTCAGTACGACATGAGCGATGAGCGCATTGCCACATGGATAGAACAAGTGATGACCGAGTACAGTGAACTAGACTGA
- the putA gene encoding bifunctional proline dehydrogenase/L-glutamate gamma-semialdehyde dehydrogenase PutA, with protein MLYNGDLTTDCPIRQKIRDFYRIDENAVIDHILPLAEVGVTARSRAWERARQMVLNIRKDQDGQNGVDALLNEFSLSTEEGVVLMCLAEALLRVPDKKTQESLIRDKLANGDWSSHLGSSDSLFVNASSWGLLVTGKMVNYSDRNKEQQFGVLKRTIGRLGEPVIRKSVNYAMKIMGKQFVMGETIQEAIERAAEKEQKGYVYSYDMLGEAARTMRDAEGYYDSYLEAIHAIGKAANGRGPLKSPGISVKLSAIHPRFEFTHRDRVLNELAPKLKSLALVAKEYDIGFTVDAEEADRLDISLDVIEQVFSDPELDGWNGFGLAVQAYQKRAIFVVEWVAELARRVGRKLMVRLVKGAYWDTEIKTTQQDGLDHFPVFTRKATTDVSYKACAIKLLEARDVLFPQFATHNAYTAATILEVAKGDNKGFEFQRLHGMGESLFDQIVEKEGIQCRVYAPVGEHEDLLAYLVRRLLENGANSSFVNAIVDTTKPVEALLPDPVETLQGLRNRYNTQIKLPIELYGDERPNSKGKDLTDINELTPFKENLDNWFNDHLIDESQVPDGHLAVRNPANHKEVVGAIPLHGEDYMKSALTKADEAFTEWSQTPVEERAHLLRRIADILERHHDELVAICIKEAGKVTQDSIDEVREAVDFCRYYAARAEELSKDERFEPRGVVLCISPWNFPLAIFLGQVAAAIVTGNTVVAKPAEQTSMIALRCIELMRTVGLPEDVVQPIIARGSDVGKHVVPDERIQAVMFTGSTETGTLISQILAQRNDIQVPLIAETGGQNCMIVDSTALPEQVVDDVISSGFQSAGQRCSALRVLFIQDDVADGIIEMLQGALKELHVGDPALLSTDIGPVIDEKALNTLTKHVDYMKSNGKLLFESKIPDNNENGAYFFAPRLYEIADLSVLKREVFGPIVHIVRYKAEDLDNVIDQINGTGYGLTMGIHSRIEERCEYVAQMSRAGNVYVNRNMIGAIVGVQPFGGRGLSGTGPKAGGPNYLVRLVKEKASPDNVQMTDLTPDELQIHHFPGAVEQVEQLMQNSMRDEKIWRRTALNDRVSAVRQLLAKVATVDIIDELADDLALTLSDARAQLNRLEKRMRTYTTLPGPTGESNTLHIEPRGCVVVYADKSTSFNFWAISIITALAAGNTVITVASDLFYEEALAFRDKFISTGVAEGVFQVAKQNQLQAILAHPHLAGAVVAARSSRLGYFSQQLAERKGAILPVISAEYYDTLINRLITEKTISIDTTASGGNTSLMTLVEDDE; from the coding sequence ATGCTTTATAACGGCGATTTGACAACTGACTGTCCTATCCGACAAAAGATCCGTGATTTTTACCGTATTGATGAGAATGCAGTAATTGATCATATTTTACCTTTGGCTGAGGTAGGCGTTACAGCTCGAAGCCGAGCATGGGAACGTGCACGTCAAATGGTGTTGAATATCCGTAAAGACCAAGATGGTCAAAACGGAGTTGACGCGTTATTAAATGAATTTTCACTTTCGACTGAAGAAGGTGTTGTGCTTATGTGTTTGGCCGAAGCGCTACTGCGCGTGCCAGACAAAAAAACGCAAGAAAGTCTTATCAGAGACAAACTAGCCAACGGCGACTGGAGTTCGCACTTAGGAAGTAGCGACTCATTGTTCGTAAACGCGTCTAGTTGGGGCCTGCTAGTTACCGGTAAAATGGTCAACTATTCTGATAGAAATAAAGAACAACAGTTCGGTGTACTAAAACGCACCATCGGACGCTTAGGTGAGCCTGTGATCCGTAAGTCGGTGAACTACGCGATGAAAATCATGGGTAAGCAGTTTGTAATGGGTGAAACCATTCAAGAAGCCATCGAGCGTGCTGCCGAGAAAGAACAAAAAGGCTATGTCTATTCTTACGATATGCTAGGCGAAGCCGCTCGCACCATGCGTGATGCCGAAGGCTATTACGACAGTTACCTTGAAGCCATCCACGCCATCGGTAAAGCCGCTAATGGTCGCGGTCCACTGAAAAGCCCAGGGATCTCAGTAAAGCTTTCTGCTATCCACCCACGCTTTGAATTCACTCATCGCGATCGCGTACTTAATGAGCTGGCACCTAAGCTAAAATCACTGGCCTTAGTGGCAAAAGAGTACGATATCGGTTTTACCGTTGATGCCGAAGAGGCTGACCGTCTAGATATTTCTTTAGACGTAATAGAGCAAGTGTTCTCAGACCCAGAGCTTGATGGCTGGAATGGTTTTGGTCTGGCAGTTCAAGCCTACCAAAAACGCGCTATCTTTGTTGTTGAGTGGGTCGCTGAATTGGCCCGTCGCGTTGGCCGTAAGCTAATGGTGCGCTTAGTAAAAGGCGCTTATTGGGACACCGAGATCAAAACCACGCAACAAGACGGTTTAGATCACTTCCCAGTATTTACCCGTAAAGCAACCACTGACGTTTCTTACAAAGCCTGTGCCATCAAATTATTAGAAGCGCGCGATGTGCTTTTCCCGCAATTTGCAACGCACAACGCTTACACCGCCGCAACCATTTTAGAAGTCGCTAAAGGCGACAACAAAGGCTTTGAATTCCAACGCTTACACGGTATGGGTGAGTCCCTCTTCGACCAGATCGTTGAAAAAGAAGGGATCCAGTGCCGCGTGTATGCCCCTGTGGGTGAGCACGAAGACTTACTGGCCTACTTAGTACGACGTCTACTGGAAAACGGCGCCAACTCTTCTTTTGTTAACGCCATTGTCGATACCACCAAACCCGTTGAAGCACTCTTGCCGGATCCGGTAGAGACTTTGCAAGGGCTGCGCAATCGTTATAACACGCAAATTAAACTGCCTATTGAGCTTTATGGCGATGAGCGTCCTAACTCCAAAGGTAAAGACCTTACCGACATCAATGAGTTAACGCCGTTTAAAGAAAACCTTGATAACTGGTTTAACGATCACTTAATTGATGAGTCTCAAGTACCAGACGGCCATCTTGCAGTACGTAACCCTGCAAACCATAAAGAAGTTGTTGGAGCTATCCCTCTGCACGGCGAAGACTACATGAAAAGCGCGCTCACCAAAGCGGATGAAGCCTTTACAGAGTGGTCACAAACACCAGTCGAAGAGCGTGCGCATTTATTGCGTCGTATCGCCGATATCTTAGAGCGTCATCACGATGAGCTAGTGGCTATTTGTATTAAAGAAGCCGGTAAAGTCACGCAAGACAGTATTGATGAAGTACGTGAAGCCGTTGATTTTTGTCGTTACTATGCTGCCCGCGCCGAAGAGCTTTCCAAAGATGAGCGCTTTGAACCACGCGGTGTTGTCCTATGTATTAGCCCTTGGAACTTCCCTCTGGCGATATTCTTAGGTCAGGTGGCTGCGGCCATCGTCACCGGTAACACAGTAGTTGCCAAACCAGCTGAACAAACCAGCATGATTGCGCTGCGTTGCATCGAGTTAATGCGTACAGTAGGACTACCAGAAGACGTGGTACAGCCGATTATTGCCCGCGGCAGCGACGTTGGTAAGCACGTAGTACCTGATGAACGTATTCAAGCCGTTATGTTCACCGGCTCGACCGAAACCGGCACACTGATTTCGCAAATTCTGGCGCAGCGTAATGATATCCAAGTACCATTGATTGCCGAAACCGGTGGTCAAAACTGTATGATTGTCGATTCTACGGCACTGCCAGAACAAGTGGTAGACGACGTCATTTCATCTGGCTTCCAAAGTGCTGGTCAGCGCTGCTCTGCATTGCGTGTGCTGTTCATTCAAGATGATGTCGCCGATGGCATTATTGAGATGCTACAAGGGGCATTAAAAGAGCTGCATGTTGGCGATCCGGCATTACTGTCAACGGATATTGGTCCTGTTATTGATGAAAAAGCATTAAATACCTTGACCAAGCACGTTGATTACATGAAGAGCAACGGTAAATTGTTATTTGAATCTAAGATCCCAGATAACAACGAAAACGGCGCCTACTTCTTTGCTCCGCGCTTGTATGAGATTGCAGATTTATCGGTACTTAAGCGCGAAGTATTCGGCCCAATCGTACACATCGTGCGCTATAAAGCTGAAGACCTCGACAACGTGATTGACCAAATTAATGGCACTGGCTATGGCCTCACCATGGGTATTCATTCACGTATTGAAGAGCGTTGTGAGTATGTCGCACAAATGTCTCGCGCCGGTAACGTCTATGTTAACCGCAATATGATTGGCGCGATTGTGGGCGTGCAACCTTTTGGTGGCCGTGGTCTATCTGGTACTGGTCCAAAAGCCGGTGGTCCGAACTACTTAGTGCGCTTAGTGAAAGAAAAGGCGTCACCAGATAACGTGCAAATGACCGACCTAACGCCTGATGAGCTGCAAATACACCACTTCCCAGGCGCTGTTGAGCAGGTTGAGCAATTGATGCAAAACTCCATGCGCGATGAGAAAATTTGGCGTCGCACCGCACTGAACGACAGAGTGTCTGCAGTGCGTCAGCTACTGGCTAAAGTGGCAACCGTAGATATTATCGATGAGCTGGCAGATGACTTGGCCTTAACCTTGTCCGATGCCCGTGCTCAGCTGAACCGTCTCGAAAAGCGCATGCGCACCTACACTACCCTGCCGGGTCCAACGGGCGAGTCTAACACCTTGCACATTGAGCCACGTGGTTGTGTGGTGGTGTATGCCGATAAGAGTACATCATTCAATTTCTGGGCGATTTCAATCATCACCGCTCTGGCGGCTGGTAATACGGTTATCACCGTAGCCTCGGACTTGTTCTACGAAGAAGCGTTGGCGTTTAGAGATAAATTTATCTCAACTGGCGTTGCCGAAGGGGTATTCCAAGTAGCTAAGCAAAACCAGCTACAAGCTATTTTGGCACACCCTCACCTAGCAGGTGCCGTGGTCGCGGCGCGCTCTTCACGTCTTGGCTACTTCTCACAGCAGTTGGCTGAACGCAAAGGCGCTATTCTGCCGGTGATCAGTGCTGAGTACTACGATACCTTGATCAACCGTTTAATTACGGAAAAAACCATCAGTATCGACACCACAGCATCGGGTGGTAATACCTCGTTGATGACCCTAGTGGAAGACGACGAATAA
- a CDS encoding LysE family translocator: MLNPEYLISFLIASAVIAVAPGPSNAFLMAQTFANGRSAGMQSALGFALGGVIHTIFAVVGLSALLKASETAYTTVQYLGAAYLAYLGVSTIKETLHRSQLSSEEKPHLSTKKPKSVLLQGMMTEVLNPKVALFFIAFIPQFVDSSLSTSTTMQLALFGLLYPILAFPIDCMYIYGGDKIASYFRTHPAAPVWIDRFSGVIFIALAVNLLLGFF; encoded by the coding sequence ATGCTTAACCCCGAGTACCTGATCTCATTTCTCATTGCCAGCGCCGTCATTGCCGTAGCGCCTGGGCCTTCCAATGCGTTTTTAATGGCACAAACCTTTGCTAACGGCCGAAGTGCGGGTATGCAAAGTGCTTTAGGATTCGCCTTAGGAGGCGTGATCCACACCATTTTTGCTGTGGTGGGGTTGTCGGCGTTATTAAAGGCGTCAGAAACGGCTTACACCACAGTGCAGTATTTAGGCGCAGCCTACCTTGCTTATTTGGGTGTCAGTACCATTAAGGAAACTTTACACCGCAGCCAGCTTAGTTCAGAAGAAAAACCCCATCTCAGTACTAAAAAGCCCAAAAGTGTTTTGCTACAGGGCATGATGACGGAGGTGCTGAACCCCAAGGTGGCGCTGTTTTTTATTGCCTTTATTCCACAGTTCGTTGACAGCAGCCTCAGTACTTCAACCACGATGCAACTGGCTTTGTTTGGTTTACTGTACCCTATTTTAGCCTTTCCCATTGACTGCATGTACATTTATGGCGGCGATAAAATTGCCAGTTACTTTCGTACTCATCCCGCTGCGCCAGTGTGGATAGATAGGTTTTCGGGTGTCATTTTTATTGCCTTGGCGGTGAATTTGCTGCTGGGCTTTTTTTAA